The Thermomonospora amylolytica sequence GTTGACGCGCTTTGGTGTCGCGGACACCTTGCGAAAGTCGGGCGGAGTACTCGCGAGCATCCTCCGCTTTCATAATGATCCATCGGCGGTCGCGATCGTTCACGGAGTCGAGACCTTCGTAATCAAAAATCACGCGAGCCTTGCCGAGAATTGGCACAACGTCCGCCGCGCCCTTGCGTGAGAACCTGTCGAGTGCATACGCCCAGAGTGCGGGAACCTCACCGTTCTTGAGAGCCTTTAGCGCCTTCTCAAACTGGGGCCGCCGGACATCGGAGTATGCCGAAAGGTTGTCCGCCCACACCTTGCGGACGGTGTATCCGTTGGCCTCCGCCCATGCGCGCCCCTTGGCTTCCTGGGCGCGGAATGTGAGTGCGCTTTCTCCCTCGCGGACACGCTTGGACTTGCGTAGGTACAGGTCGATCTCTTGCACGTGTTCCCCTGTTGCGTCGATGGTGCCGGAGTTATCGCTCCGGCGGTGCAGGGGTGTTCACGTGACTTGGGGTGGCGTGCGCGTTTGGGTATGTCAGCGGCCATGCCCGGGTGCGCAAGCCACCTAGTCGGCGTGACCCGGCATGTCGACGTGGGCGTAGTGCCTGGTGGCGGTCTCGTAGTGGACGTGCGCGATGTTGATGGTGATGCCGCGCTCGCGCTCCTCGTGGTGCCGGTCGATGCGCTCGAACGGCACGGCCCTGGCCAGCCCCCGGTCGGCGAGCACCTTGGTGATCGCCGCGGTGAGGGTGGTCTTGCCGTGGTCGACGTGGCCCATCGTGCCGATGTTGAGATGCGGCTTGGCGCGCTCGTAAAGCTGCTTGGCCATGACTTCCTGCGTCCTCACGTGGAATTGGGAACGAACGTGAGAACCCCCGGGCAGGGCCGAGGAAAAGGCCCCTGCCGGTGATGACCACCCTCCTCCGATGGTTCTCGAAGGACGGCTCGGAGGAGGGTCAGCGTCGCAGGCCGTCGAATGCCGCCGCGGCGACCGTCAGGGCGACGGCGGCCGACACCGCGCTCGGCGACCCGAGGGCCGCGAGCACGCTGGTGCCGGCTGCGAGGAACATGCCGTCGAGCGTACGGACCGCCCTCGGCCGGGTCGACCGAATTAATTCCCGCGCCGAGCCCGCCGTGGCGGCGTTGGCCGCGCGAGTCGATTCCCGCGCCGAGGGTTTGCGGCGGCGCGCTTGCACCCGCGCCGGTGACGGCCGGGGTGCGACCGCCGGTGTGCGGAACGTTCTCGAGCCGTGGGTGGCGACGTGTGCGCAACCGGCTAAGGCTCGGGTCGGAGACTGCTTTTCGGTCACCCGTAAACTGGGGATCACTTGCCCCGCCACCGATAAGTCCGCTTTGTCCGCGATCATGGGGTTACCCTGTGGCCGTCGTGACGCCCTCGGGCACGGTGGGATCGAACGGAGCTGCAGCATGGCCGATGACGTGATTCCGGACATCCCCACGGACGTGCCCACGTCGGCGCGCCTGTACGGGTGGACGCTGGGCGGCAAGGACAACTTCGAGGTCGACCGCAAGTTCGGCCTGGCCAGCATCCCGCACTTCCCCGAGATCGTGGACATCGCGCGGCAGAACCGGCTGTTCCTGTACCGGGTGGTGCGGTACCTGGCGCGGGAGGCGGGGATCCGGCAGTTCGTCGACATGGGCTGCGGGCTGCCGACCGACCAGAACGTGCACCAGGTGGCGCAGAAGTTCGCCCCCGACGCCCGCGTGCTGTACGTCGACATCGACCCGATCGTGCTGGCCCATGCGCGCGCCCTGCTGGCCGGCGACGGCTCCACGGTGGTGATCACCGCCGACATGCGCGACCCGCAGGCCGTTCTCGACCATCCCGACACCAAGCGGCTGATCGACTTCGACGAGCCGCTGGCGGTGCTGTACCTGTCGGTCGGGCACCACCTGCTCGACGCCGACGACCCCCGCCGCGTCCTGCACCACGTCATCGACCGCGCCGTGCCCGGCAGCCACCTGGCGTTCACCCAGATCGTCTCCTCGGACCCCGAGCGCCGCGCGCAGATGGACGCCGTGGCCAACGCCGCCGGC is a genomic window containing:
- a CDS encoding SAM-dependent methyltransferase — translated: MADDVIPDIPTDVPTSARLYGWTLGGKDNFEVDRKFGLASIPHFPEIVDIARQNRLFLYRVVRYLAREAGIRQFVDMGCGLPTDQNVHQVAQKFAPDARVLYVDIDPIVLAHARALLAGDGSTVVITADMRDPQAVLDHPDTKRLIDFDEPLAVLYLSVGHHLLDADDPRRVLHHVIDRAVPGSHLAFTQIVSSDPERRAQMDAVANAAGMPWKTRSTAEVDALLEGLEPVEPGLGDINDWRPDPDQPPLAPVPEELKQYVGASKLRNDLHEYGGLLRKP